The genomic region GTTTCATCACGCCCATTATGCCCACCAGCTTCAAATCCCTCGGCAACCACAGCGTCTACTCCAGCCTCCTGAGATTTTAAAGCAAATTTTACACTACTTACTACATGAACAACAATAATCCCATGTTCTTGCAAATGAGAAGTCCAGGTTGTTGGATTCCCAGCTGATGTAAAAACGATTGGAACTTTCTCTGCAACAATAATTTTTATAATCTCTTCCACATTGGGATAGAGCATAGGAACATTTACAGCAAAAGGCTTGTTGGTCGCTTTTTTACATTTTATAAGATGTTCTTTAAGCACTTCAGGATACATAGATCCGGCGCCAATGATTCCAAGTCCACCAGCATTGCTAACAGCGCTTGCCAGTTTCCAGCCACTTGCCCAGACCATACCGGCCTGGATAAGTGGATATTTTATATTTAAAAGTTTGGTTATTCTATTTGTAGCCATTGCAGGTTTGTTTCCCGCAATTTAAGAAATTACACCAGATCCTAATAATTCTTCGCCATCATACCAGGCCACAAACTGGCCTTCGGTAATAGAAGCCTGTGGTGTTTTAAAAACTACATACATACCTTGTTCGGTTTGATATAAAGTTGCCTCCTGTAAAGGTTGCCGGTATCTTATCCTTGCCTTTAGCTCTAAGCTTTCGCCCGGTTTTAAACTTAAGTCTTTTCTTACCCAGTGTACTTCATCTTCATTAATAAAAAGTCCTTTTCGATAAATTCCGGGATGTTTTTTTCCCTGCCCGGTATAAATAACATTGTCTTCAACATCTGTATCGATTACAAAAAGTGGTTCTGGAGTACCTCCTACAGCTAAACCTTTACGTTGTCCCTTAGTAAAATAATGAGCACCCTGATGCTTTCCTACAACTTTACCATCCTGAGGCTGATATTGGTATTTTTGAGATAGAAATTTTAATTCTTCAATTTTAGATTCAAATTCGGGAATACCAGTTTGGTAGGTTTCGCTATCCGGTTTTATCTCGACAATATTCCCTTCTTTCGGCTTTAATTTTTGCTGAAGAAAATCTGGCAAGCGTACTTTTCCTATAAAACAAAGTCCCTGCGAATCTTTTTTATCGGCAGTTACCAGTTCCTGTTCGGCAGCAATCCTACGAACCTCTGATTTTTGAAGTTCCCCAATAGGAAATAAGGTTTTTGAAAGTTGCTCCTGGGTAAGCTGACATAAAAAATAAGACTGATCTTTGTTATTATCTTTTCCTGATAATAGCTGATATATTTTTTCTCCGTTTTTTTCAATTTCTCCTTTACGGCAGTAATGACCGGTGGCCACATAGTCTGCTCCCAGAGAAAGTGCTATTTTCATAAATACATCAAACTTGATCTCACGATTACATAACACGTCTGGATTTGGTGTTCGACCACGTTCGTATTCATTAAACATATAGTCGACGATACGTTCTTTATATTGTTCGCTTAAGTCTACCGTTTGGAATGGGATTCCTAATTTCTCAGCAACGATCATCGCATCATTACTGTCTTCTAACCATGGACATTCGTCTGAAATCGTCACCGAATCGTCATGCCAGTTTTTCATAAACAATCCTATAACCTCATAACCCTGTTCTTTTAAAAGATAGGCTGAAACACTACTATCTACACCTCCTGAGAGTCCTACTACAACTTTTTTCATAGAATTTAAGCTTGATCGATCAATTCTTTTGTGATTAATCGTATATAAAGTCGAAATAAAGTGTGTAAAATTACGAAATAAAAAAAGGTGACGAAAGCCACCTTTTGATTTGTATCTAATTTTACTCGATAATCATGATCACTGGATTTAGTTAGGCCTGAATGATATTATTATTTTCTTTGTTGATCTTCAATTCGTCTCCCGTTTTTATAATCACCTTCTGCCACTAAACTACCTTCAGGATTATAATAAGTTTGATGACCGTCTAATTCTCCATTTTTATAATTAAGATCTTGTAAAAGCTGTCCATTATCTGCATAAATCTGACTGCTCCCATTTTTAATTCCGTTAAGGTAATTTGTCTTTTCTCCTACTTTTCCATTTTTAAAATAAGTGATTTGTAAACCATTTAACTCATCATTTTTGTAATATTCCGTCATCATTATTTGGTCACTTTTATGATGGTACGTGATCCATTTGCCCGCTCTTTTTTTATTCAGCATCATTCCCTCACTAATTACCTCTCCCTGCTGGGTGTAATACTTTACCGCAATAGAATCGCTACCAGTATCAAAATCCATAATTGCACTTGGATGCTTTTCGTAACCTTTTTTATAGAATTTGAACTTTCCCGTTTCCTTTCCATGATTAAAGGTTCCTTCGAATTTAGTTTGATTGCTTCCAGGAAAATTTACTTTCCATTCGCCGTGCCTTTTGCCCTGCGCATCATTCAAATTTGGTCCCTCCTGAGCATTTAAGTTTTGCAGGGTCAAAAAAAGCAAGCTCAAAATTGCGATTTTAGATATTAGCCTTTTTGAAGTTAAATGAAATAAGCTCATTATTTTGTTGATTTTTAAGCGAATAAATTTAGTTTAAACATTGGGTTTTGAAAAATTGAATCTTTCAATATAGCTTTAACTCTTCGAAACCAATATTTTATCAAGATGGGTATAATTGGTTTTCCAATTTTAAAAGCCTCAATCAGGTTTTTCATATTAACAGAGATTACACAAATATTAATTATTCTCTGCTTATTTTAGTCTTTATTTAAAACTAAAATTGATGAAATTTATTCTGAAATTAGCAAAGATCATACTAATTTTTATTTTTTGCAGCATAATAATCTCCTGCGGTACATCAGATGATCCCGGCGATGTCATTATTCCTGATAATACGATAAACAATTTTATTCTTAATAATTCTAATTATTCGGTTTTAGCCACTGCTTTAAATCGCACGAGCCTGGATTCAGTTTTAAATAGTACGATGCAACAGTACACAATTTTCGCCCCAAATAATTCGGCATTCAATAGTTTCCTTTCTGAAAATGATTATACCAATATCAATGACGTTCCTCTAAAGGAATTAGAAAATTATCTTCGTTATCATATACAGCCGGGAGCGAGTAAGTTAAGTGAATTTCCAGATGGGTATATACGAAGTCTGGGGACTGGGAATGTTTCAGATAGATT from Zunongwangia profunda SM-A87 harbors:
- the mnmA gene encoding tRNA 2-thiouridine(34) synthase MnmA — protein: MKKVVVGLSGGVDSSVSAYLLKEQGYEVIGLFMKNWHDDSVTISDECPWLEDSNDAMIVAEKLGIPFQTVDLSEQYKERIVDYMFNEYERGRTPNPDVLCNREIKFDVFMKIALSLGADYVATGHYCRKGEIEKNGEKIYQLLSGKDNNKDQSYFLCQLTQEQLSKTLFPIGELQKSEVRRIAAEQELVTADKKDSQGLCFIGKVRLPDFLQQKLKPKEGNIVEIKPDSETYQTGIPEFESKIEELKFLSQKYQYQPQDGKVVGKHQGAHYFTKGQRKGLAVGGTPEPLFVIDTDVEDNVIYTGQGKKHPGIYRKGLFINEDEVHWVRKDLSLKPGESLELKARIRYRQPLQEATLYQTEQGMYVVFKTPQASITEGQFVAWYDGEELLGSGVIS
- a CDS encoding toxin-antitoxin system YwqK family antitoxin → MSLLFLTLQNLNAQEGPNLNDAQGKRHGEWKVNFPGSNQTKFEGTFNHGKETGKFKFYKKGYEKHPSAIMDFDTGSDSIAVKYYTQQGEVISEGMMLNKKRAGKWITYHHKSDQIMMTEYYKNDELNGLQITYFKNGKVGEKTNYLNGIKNGSSQIYADNGQLLQDLNYKNGELDGHQTYYNPEGSLVAEGDYKNGRRIEDQQRK